The sequence aaatccaggGTGAAATGAACATAATTCCATGGGCTGAATGAATTGCATATAACTGAAACGATCAGAATTCCATATAGTTATCGACTACAGTAAGGAGTAAAAAGATTATGATCAAACAGTTATAATATCTGGATGAAACCATGAGACTGTAAATTGCTCATGCTTCAAGTCTGTGAATGTTTCTTAGGCTAGGCCCTAAGGGGGAACATCTTAGTTATATATAACAAGAGCTTCCATCTAACAACTTATTCTACTTAGAAATTGGAAGTGTGCATGCAAAGCTAGTGGCTATTAAGTAGTGAAATATTTCCTAGAAGTGGTAAAACAGAACCATACCTGACCTTTGCGCAAGTTATCTGAAGGACACTTCAAGGCATCCTCCAAAAGCGAGATAACAGTTGCAGAACAGGATGAATCTAGACTAGAGTCGGCCAGTGCATAAGCCTTCAAGAAGAAGGCCTCAAAAGACCTTTTAATACTAATAGACTCTTCGGCTTTATGGAGCCCTTCCTCATAATGGCCTGTGTCATACAAGATCCACCCCTCATATACGAGCCGTTCGTGCTCACTTGATGCGTGTTGCCGGGCTAATTGTAAACTCCGCATGGCTGCTTCAGGACAGTTCAGCCTAAATCAAAGAAATATGTCAGAGTCACAAAACATTGATCTGTTGATCTGTTGTTGATGTCATGCATCTTAATTGTTTTCATATATTGCAAACCCCGTTTACCACATCAGGTACCTTACCTTAATACACTTGATGATAAGTTATTTCAAGACTTCTAACAATTGATGACAGTTAAGAAACATGCATAACATTCAGTATTGGGTTACAATGATGGCATGGAGATGAACTTATGACCTATAGCATACTTCTCAAGCAGTTCCTAGTGGCTTCGATATATTCAAAACATACCTCAAGAGAAGCAATGACTGTCTGAAGTATAAAACACCTTTCGCTGCATCAGATTCGAGCATCTGGTAGATAACAGATAGAGATCCAATATCATCAACTGCAGACCAACAATCGTATAACCGTGCCCAACAGTCTGCTGTTGTCCAAGGTTCCACATGCTCACGCACTAGAGTACAGAGTTGGGATGCAGCAACACGTCCCTCGAACATTCTATAGTCCGGACGCAGAGTAAGAATAGCTTGGATATCACAAAGAGCTGCTTTGTAGTCCTCACGAGTCAGATAAATAAAGAAACGAAGTTCCAGGCATTCTAATGAAAGTTTGAACCCAAGAATCCGATTGATTTCTTCTAGTGCGGCTTGAGCATTCTGTGTCCTCATTAAACTGGAAGCCCTATACATATAAGGATATATAAGAGTAGGGTCTAGATCAGTTGCTTTCTCAAGGTCCTCCCACCTTATATCACCATCACAATATAGTGATCTCTCCTGGTACATCCATCCGAGTGGAGTAACCGAGGCAATCACTGAGCTGAGCTTCTCATAAGATAAAAGCTTCTCGCCCTTTAAATAGTCCAGTCTAGCTAAACCTGCAATGGAATACATATGGCCTACTTTTACAGCCCCCTCAAACAAACCACGCGCTTCATCATATTCTTTCCTCAAGAATCTTACACATCCTAACTGATGAAAAGCGAGCAATCTCTGCTTGTCATTTTCAGAGAAATCAACTAACCTTTCAAGGAGATGAGCTGTTGTGTCTGAACTAGAATTAAGGTTCATAGAAACTTCACTTAAGAAGCAGAATAGTGCAAACAATCCTGGCCCAACCATGACTTCGAGCTGCTGCCTATTAGCATGAATAAATATATCCACCACACGATTGTCATTCAAACAGTTTGGAAGATCACGTAAGAGGACTTGTAGACAAGAAGCAGCAAGGATGACAGAGTTTTCATCAAGAGCATATTCCATGAGCTCCACAGCATCTTCTTTGGAGGAAACTAAAGATGCAAGTCTTCTATCACAAGCATCTTTGAGTCTTTCACAACAATACTTATTTGCAAAAACTAATATCTCCAACAAAAGATTTGGAGGAAGCTCAGGTAAACTTCCAGCCAAACTAAAATAACTTATTGCCCTCATACCTGAAATAGATATATTGTTTTCGGACAAATCTATAGTATCTGACAGTGATTCACTGAAATACCCTTTTAGCATTGCATGGAATGGTACTGAAAGTTCAGAAATCTTTTGTCTATCACATACTATCTTCTCATTTTCGATTGTGAATATTACATATTGCGATACATCACTCTTGTTGGTCAAAATTCCCTCCTGGGAACTTACGTTTCTATCAAACTGAAGATGAGATGCAACATCTACAGGCCCAAACTCCTTTGCACATTTACCACAAGTGCTTAGCAAGTCAGCTATTAGTTCTTCCCCTTGCTTTTCATACTTCAACCACGCCCCAAAGATAATCTTCTCATGAACAGTGTTGGCTCTCTGCCAAGCTCCCCGGAGACTTCTTCGCATCAACTTAACTTCCCCAAGGCCCCTGAAGACCTGGTATTGTAACAGAAATAGATTTGACCTCTCCTGAGGAGGACATGACTCAAGTTCTTCATGGATTTGAGCTAAGACCTCCACATAATCAATGGGTTTATAGAATGGCAGTATAGGTGGCTGTGGAACCTTGATTAGGGATTCTCTATGGTATTTCAAAAGAAAACAACACACCaccaaacacacacacacacacacacacacacgcaaAAAAGAAACTCAATTAATTGAATCTGCAAGAAGCTAAGGTTCAAATAGAAATTTAGGAACAGAGAAACTTACATTGAGGCAGAAGAGGAATGTGATGACAGCTTGGGAAGTTTCCCTCTTTCAATATGAAGCCAAGACTGTGGATTTAAGGCATTTGGGTGTGCTTCTTTACATGAATCAGCAGTGAAGAAAGTCCTCATGGGGCATAAAACATGAACCAAGTCCCAGATCTCCGCAATGAATTTTCTTCTTcacaaaaatcaaaactttacaAATAGTGGGCACATTCCCACTACCCCAAGCTCATGAATTTCCAAACCCCAAAAATTGCAGCAACACTTGTTTTTAATAGACAGAAAGAACAATAAATCTCAAAACAAAAGGCCTTTACTTTGATGAGCAAGATGCAAATAAAACCAATAAAGGAAGAATAATGGGCTATTGATCCAATCTAGAGAATCCATTGGATAATTGTTCTCTGCTTAAGCTTATGCATTCAGTTTGAGCTGAAAATAATGAGTACCCAGAAATAGGGTGAGAAAGATCTACAGCAGAAAAAGATGTAACTCACCGAACAAGTGCTGAATCTGCAGAGGGAAGGAAATCAAGCTATGTATCAAAGGGTGATTGTTTGTTTCAGAGCATATATTAGAGATGAAAGTGAGAGGGAATAGCGAATCataattgaaaagataaaataaaaattggaaCTTTAACTAACTTTGTAGTTGTTTTTTGTGTTTGGTGAAAGGGAAAGTGTCTCAGAGTGGCTCTCCTTCCGTTGGAAGAATCTTACATACAAATTGCAGACACTGTTTGTTCATCTTTCTTgtacttgcaaaaaaaaaattgaaacatggAACTGTTCCGCTAAATTCAAAAAGCTTCCATTTTTTTTGGATGTAATTGATTTTTAATAATAACCGTATAAACTACCCACAAATTCActttttacttaatttttttacattatatatttgtatgaatttattaaaaaaaaaacagatattatcaaaataaaaataagaataaagtattgtttttgttcccaacgtttggggtaaatcctatttgtgtccctaacgtttaaatcgttctatttgtatccctaacgtttgtaaaagtgattcaatgttactttgccgtcaattacacatcatgagcgctttagtttgagttttaaaaatctcttcttgaagttagaatacaaatgtctaggatagaatcgatgatctactacgaaaaataactcatcaaatgttgaaattaattcctacaacatttacataattcacttttatagggacataattgaatttaaatataaatagtgGATATAATATTAAAACCAAACACATCTAAATGAGACCTAagtgagaatgaatacatccaaggtgagaataattgaaaaatataatctgatttgttagtataattgagagtaggataacattgaatacttttataaacgttaaggatacaaataggacgatttaaacgttagggacacaaataggacttatcccaaacgttggggacaaaaattatactttactctaaaaataatattatcatttttttaaataattattcgaaggtgaaaactcaggtgcagtcgacttcacgtgaagttgatagtcaatagttgttagataaaaattttgtcaaatcaatcaaatcatctaacgactctcaattatcttcacgtaaagttgactaCACCTAAGTTTTCACGTTATTCAAAATTGAATTAGAAAAAagagtaaaatattttttaaaagagattttaaaatatttgttcatTTAAAAATTGATGTAATTCAAACAAATTCACCTCAAATAAAATGACAAAATGTGGGAAAAAAACGTGATGATGAGCAAATTTTTAAAATGTTGGTTTTAGAATTAGAAGatgaacaaaataattaaaaatgataAATACGAACCACATAATAATTACATGTTATGGATAATGAGAGGAGAAAATTGTCATAATCTACAcatcatgcgttcgcgtcgcatcACAATTCTTAATTAGTGCCGTctttatttttcctttatttgcttgattgaaGTTGAAACTTGATGTTTGAATATTTCTACCTGCCATCAACAATAGTAGTAACAAATTCTTCTTAATAAATAAATAGGAAAATAATAAACATGTTTTACCGACTCACCAATCATTTTCAAGCACGTTCATTGTAAGAAAATCCAATGTGTAAACAACTTTGGAAATGTAGTCATTGTTGTGTATCTAATCAATATCGAGTTTCTTAAACTACCATCCAAAATCAACTTGGTTGAATGGTAAATAATTTCATCATCTTTCAATACAATTGATTATCTTAAAATCACTTTTAAATTAAAGTATCTAGACGTAAATTAATTATTacataattttctattttaaaaaatatcataaaaataagaaaattttttttttgaaaataaattcaaTTTNNNNNNNNNNNNNNNNNNNNNNNNNNNNNNNNNNNNNNNNNNNNNNNNNNNNNNNNNNNNNNNNNNNNNNNNNNNNNNNNNNNNNNNNNNNNNNNNNNNNNNNNNNNNNNNNNNNNNNNNNNNNNNNNNNNNNNNNNNNNNNNNNNNNNNNNNNNNNNNNNNNNNNNNNNNNNNNNNNNNNNNNNNNNNNNNNNNNNNNNNNNNNNNNNNNNNNNNNNNNNNNNNNNNNNNNNNNNNNNNNNNNNNNNNNNNNNNNNNNNNNNNNNNNNNNNNNNNNNNNNNNNNNNNNNNNNNNNNNNNNNNNNNNNNNNNNNNNNNNNNNNNNNNNNNNNNNNNNNNNNNNNNNNNNNNNNNNNNNNNNNNNNNNNNNNNNNNNNNNNNNNNNNNNNNNNNNNNNNNNNNNNNNNNNNNNNNNNNNNNNNNNNNNNNNNNNNNNNNNNNNNNNNNNNNNNNNNNNNNNNNNNNNNNNNNNNNNNNNNNNNNNNNNNNNNNNNNNNNNNNNNNNNNNNNNNNNNNNNNNNNNNNNNNNNNNNNNNNNNNNNNNNNNNNNNNNNNNNNNNNNNNNNNNNNNNNNNNNNNNNNNNNNNNNNNNNNNNNNNNNNNNNNNNNNNNNNNNNNNNNNNNNNNNNNNNNNNNNNNNNNNNNNNNNNNNNNNNNNNNNNNNNNNNNNNNNNNNNNNNNNNNNNNNNNNNNNNNNNNNNNNNNNNNNNNNNNNNNNNNNNNNNNNNNNNNNNNNNNNNNNNNNNNNNNNNNNNNNNNNNNNNNNNNNNNNNNNNNNNNNNNNNNNNNNNNNNNNNNNNNNNNNNNNNNNNNNNNNNNNNNNNNNNNNNNNNNNNNNNNNNNNNNNNNNNNNNNNNNNNNNNNNNNNNNNNNNNNNNNNNNNNNNNNNNNNNNNNNNNNNNNNNNNNNNNNNNNNNNNNNNNNNNNNNNNNNNNNNNNNNNNNNNNNNNNNNNNNNNNNNNNNNNNNNNNNNNNNNNNNNNNNNNNNNNNNNNNNNNNNNNNNNNNNNNNNNNNNNNNNNNNNNNNNNNNNNNNNNNNNNNNNNNNNNNNNNNNNNNNNNNNNNNNNNNNNNNNNNNNNNNNNNNNNNNNNNNNNNNNNNNNNNNNNNNNNNNNNNNNNNNNNNNNNNNNNNNNNNNNNNNNNNNNNNNNNNNNNNNNNNNNNNNNNNNNNNNNNNNNNNNNNNNNNNNNNNNNNNNNNNNNNNNNNNNNNNNNNNNNNNNNNNNNNNNNNNNNNNNNNNNNNNNNNNNNNNNNNNNNNNNNNNNNNNNNNNNNNNNNNNNNNNNNNNNNNNNNNNNNNNNNNNNNNNNNNNNNNNNNNNNNNNNNNNNNNNNNNNNNNNNNNNNNNNNNNNNNNNNNNNNNNNNNNNNNNNNNNNNNNNNNNNNNNNNNNNNNNNNNNNNNNNNNNNNNNNNNNNNNNNNNNNNNNNNNNNNNNNNNNNNNNNNNNNNNNNNNNNNNNNNNNNNNNNNNNNNNNNNNNNNNNNNNNNNNNNNNNNNNNNNNNNNNNNNNNNNNNNNNNNNNNNNNNNNNNNNNNNNNNNNNNNNNNNNNNNNNNNNNNNNNNNNNNNNNNNNNNNNNNNNNNNNNNNNNNNNNNNNNNNNNNNNNNNNNNNNNNNNNNNNNNNNNNNNNNNNNNNNNNNNNNNNNNNNNNNNNNNNNNNNNNNNNNNNNNNNNNNNNNNNNNNNNNNNNNNNNNNNNNNNNNNNNNNNNNNNNNNNNNNNNNNNNNNNNNNNNNNNNNNNNNNNNNNNNNNNNNNNNNNNNNNNNNNNNNNNNNNNNNNNNNNNNNNNNNNNNNNNNNNNNNNNNNNNNNNNNNNNNNNNNNNNNcataataaataatatataattaatatatttaatataataattaaattcaTAAGAGAGAATATATTTAATAACCATTATATTTATAGCTATTATCTTTGATTTTCTTAAAATATacctaataaataaattaaaataattaaaattcacGTAAGTACATAGctataaaaataacataatttaaaaaACGTATACAAGCAATGTTCTTTTAAAAAATTGTGTGTGTTaaataattttgatatttttctaTAAACGTATCCACCaccttctattttttattttctaataatTAAACANNNNNNNNNNNNNNNNNNNNNNNNNNNNNNNNNNNNNNNNNNNNNNNNNNNNNNNNNNNNNNNNNNNNNNNNNNNNNNNNNNNNNNNNNNNNNNNNNNNNNNNNNNNNNNNNNNNNNNNNNNNNNNNNNNNNNNNNNNNNNNNNNNNNNNNNNNNNNNATAATAATTTTTTTCATGAGACTTaatcttaataataataataataacaatgtcactaataataataataataataataataataataataaataaaattactagttaaaacacaaatacataaaatataaataaattaaatttatttattgatcataaaattaaaaaaaatacttgttCATTGAGGATGATCCAGATATTTAATAATGTGTTCTTTCAGTTTGGTAAAATCACGAACCATTTTTCTTCCTCCTTAAGCCCTAACCCTTCACCGTATTCTTCTTCCTCCCACACTTGCTTCTTCACCCTTGCTTTTCACTCTTGCTTTTTCAATAACATTTTTCACTCTTGCTTCCTCTCTCAACACAACCCTACTTGTGTTTTGGCTTTTATAAACTGGATTCACTACCCTCTACAACACGTGTCGCCTATGCAAGCAGGGAGGCTACCAATTGCAACCTGCGACTTGCACCTGCACACATGCCAAATGCAACCTGCGTTTTGGCGAATCCAATGCTAGTCAATAACTACTCATGTCTGCATGTAGGGGACAAAGGACACATTTCGAAACGTGGTTGTCCTGCCCTGCCAACTGCAGGCTGCGTTTTGTAATATGCTTCACTTTTTTAGTCTTTGTCCCACCCAAAACGCGGATTATTTTTTGAGAGTTCTGACAATGGCAGCTCCACATTTGTGTATAATACGTCATGCATCTATTTTCCAGCATTTCATCATTTATTTATCCATTTACAAATTAATTAGGGTAAAAACTAAAAACTTAATCTTATAATGTTTTCAACTCTCTACTGGTTCACTCTGATATTGATGTAATGCATAGTTCCCCCTTACTAATTTGAAGCTTCTAAGATTTTATGTTATAAAGGAGACTTGTTAATAGCTATGTTTATTCTTAAACACTTACTTCCCCACATAATCAAAATGTTAATTGTTGATCCCAAGTTTCTCGAGGAATAACTTTGGCTCTCTGTGGTATAGAACAGCACCCGAACCTCTTCCTTTTAGGTGGAATCAGCTGGATAAATTCAATATCATAAATCAAATTGGCATTTAAAAATCATTAACGATTAAATCATCGAAAATGTttagtaaccaaagaaaatcagtaaAAAACAGCCATAATttgccttatttaacattcattaattgttgcgacaattaattaatgctaaataaaacaaattctagcTGTTTTTTTgttgtctacctagcattaccctatatatatatcttttaatttctcatTCTGGAACGTACTCAACTTGCTCTAACTTGGTAGGAGCAAGACCCGGATCCTTCAAAATAATTTCCAGATCCTCAAACTGGGCCTTTAAATAGGCCCTCAAGAATGCAACAACCAATCCAGCCACAGTCTTCCTCATCAACTCCCTGGGGCCCACACCATTCTTACACAAACACTTTGatatcactccatcaatgatccCAGAAATATCATCATCCAACATGTCCATGTGACCATATTCTTTGGCAACAAAATGTGCACAAGGTGGCTTGCACTCTCTGTAGAACTCCTCATGGTTCACACCATCAGGTGCACATGCCATCATCGTGAAGCTATTGGGCTCTGGGCCTAGCCCAGTTCCAATCACCAAAACCGGTATTCCCAAATTAAAGGATCTGGGCTCATATGTGAGGATATGAGGAAGTGTTCTACACATTTTGCATTTGCTTAGGCCTGCCACAGGGTCTATGCCTATGAGCACTGAAAACTTGAGCTTTGTTTGGACATAACCAAGTGCCACGGCAAAAGCAGTTTTTCCACCTCTGCTATGGCCCGCTAGAACCAGGCTATCCAATTGGGCTTCCACGTTTTCAGGAAGCAAAGGTTGAAGGCCCTCAGCTATCCAATCCACAATACTCCCAGCCCATTTTACTTCGCTGGGCCCAAACATAGGTATGCNNNNNNNNNNNNNNNNNNNNNNNNNNNNNNNNNNNNNNNNNNNNNNNNNNNNNNNNNNNNNNNNNNNNNNNNNNNNNNNNNNNNNNNNNNNNNNNNNNNNNNNNNNNNNNNNNNNNNATGATATTACTTTTCAACGAAATATAATGTGCTTACttataatcaataaaatttcagaattttctaTGAATTAGACCATCTTTGGAtgagcttttaaaaaaaaatatctttttttgagttatctttttttaaaagatcttatgaaaaagtaaaagtaattttatgtttgggtttttcatctaaaaagatctttttatctatcaattatgtttgggtataacaatataaaagtacatttttgtttatttattacatgaaaaacatctttttttaaggaaaaaatatcttttaaaaaaaatgtaaattacaaattttcaaaaaaaatatttttttttatttttctagtgcttttacttttactactaaaaatttgccaaacacattaaaaaataaaaaaatatcttttttcattgaaaaaaaaatcttttttttttatcaaaataataacgCGCAAACAAGCACTTAATAGAGCATGAAGTTTTCTTATATACAAAATCTTATTTCTTATTGTGGTCAGTGTATAAAATAAATGTTTAAAGTTTCAAATTTAAGAAATTACTACTAAAAAATGAATGAATGGTGAAATttataatgattttttttttccgattagAACCGACTCCATGTTGCAATCAAGTTAAGTACAGTggaagaaaaattattttgatgAGAAGGAAATTTCACATAAGACTTACCATGCTCTTTagtctttattttgttttcttcttgttttgcaGTTTAGTAATTAAGAGGAAACTCACACCGGAAGGAATCTGATTAATTTTCATAATTAAGATATTTTTCCCCTTAATATAACTTTCATCAAATTAGTAATTTCTCTTAACTTTCACTTTATCATTTGTTTATAAAGCACAACAGAAATGCTTCGTATACAAGTATACAACTACTTAAgcattgtatttttattttaaaaaagaaaaattaagctTGATAAGAGGTTCTTTTAGAAGCAATGTTTTTGTGATGATATGCAATTAAGTATTGATAAAAATTTACATGTAATTGTCTTTATATGAAgttgataataaaaaattattagctTCTAATTTAGTTAAACATGTTAAATCATCTCATCATTCTTAACTATTAACTTCACCCGAAAATAAATGCACACGAATCTACACTTTAAGTATTTGATGAAAAAAACTAAACAACAGTTGTCtctgaaatatttttttgtgacAAAATAATGACGTAATTAGACGGAAATTACGCTGAAAGCCACACTATACTGATAAATTTTAGTGTCCAAATAGAATATAAACGACGTACTTTAGGATATTTTAAAGGGTTTTAACTACGTCATTATTTTGTCACCAAAAAATATATTAAGAACGACTGTTATTAAGTTATGACACAATTTTAAGTTCAAGAATGACATTAAATTCAAAGACAAATTCAAGAACCGTTTTCAGTATTAACTCTACATAAACCGTACATTTTAGCGAGAGAGAGAGATTTATATACGAACCAGCTGAGGAGCAACAAGTATGAAACCATGTGAAGCAATGTGACCAAGGAGCTTAGAGTAGCAGGTGTTTTGAAGGCAGAAGCCATGGCAGAACAATATCACAGGGTATGTTCCTGGTACGGTTGGAGATAAAACTAGCAAAGGTTTTGGGGATGAATCAACATTCACATTCTTCCAATGGATTTCTCCTTCTTCAAAAACATTTGTGGCCATCACACCAAGAACAACAAGGATAAGATTATTAGGAGGGACAAACTCATATATATTGCTGTTACTTTGGAACAACGCATGGTGTAATCAACTTGCATTCATCGTCAAATATGTGGCTGCAATAATCTTGTCTAATATGATTTACCTAAGATATTTTAGGGAGAaggatataatttttttattgggATAATAGTTGAATTAATNNNNNNNNNNNNNNNNNNNNNNNNNNNNNNNNNNNNNNNNNNNNNNNNNNNNNNNNNNNNNNNNNNNNNNNNNNNNNNNNNNNNNNNNNNNNNNNNNNNNNNNNNNNNNNNNNNNNNNNNNNNNNNNNNNNNNNNNNNNNNNNNNNNNNNNNNNNNNNNNNNNNNNNNNNNNNNNNNNNNNNNNNNNNNNNNNNNNNNNNNNNNNNNNNNNNNNNNNNNNNNNNNNNNNNNNNNNNNNNNNNNNNNNNNNNNNNNNNNNNNNNNNNNNNNNNNNNNNNNNNNNNNNNNNNNNNNNNNNNNNNNNNNNNNNNNNNNNNNNNNNNNNNNNNNNNNNNNNNNNNNNNNNNNNNNNNNNNNNNNNNNNNNNNNNNNNNNNNNNNNNNNNNNNNNNNNNNNNNNNNNNNNNNNNNNNNNNNNNNNNNNNNNNNNNNNNNNNNNNNNNNNNNNNNNNNNNNNNNNNNNNNNNNNNNNNNNNNNNNNNNNNNNNNNNNNNNNNNNNNNNNNNNNNNNNNNNNNNNNNNNNNNNNNNNNNNNNNNNNNNNNNNNNNNNNNNNNNNNNNNNNNNNNNNNNNNNNNNNNNNNNNNNNNNNNNNNNNNNNNNNNNNNNNNNNNNNNNNNNNNNNNNNNNNNNNNNNNNNNNNNNNNNNNNNNNNNNNNNNNNNNNNNNNNNNNNNNNNNNNNNNNNNNNNNNNNNNNNNNNNNNNNNNNNNNNNNNNNNNNNNNNNNNNNNNNNNNNNNNNNNNNNNNNNNNNNNNNNNNNNNNNNNNNNNNNNNNNNNNNNNNNNNNNNNNNNNNNNNNNNNNNNNNNNNNNNNNNNNNNNNNNNNNNNNNNNNNNNNNNNNNNNNNNNNNNNNNNNNNNNNNNNNNNNNNNNNNNNNNNNNNNNNNNNNNNNNNNNNNNNNNNNNNNNNNNNNNNNNNNNNNNNNNNNNNNNNNNNNNNNNNNNNNNNNNNNNNNNNNNNNNNNNNNNNNNNNNNNNNNNNNNNNNNNNNNNNNNNNNNNNNNNNNNNNNNNNNNNNNNNNNNNNNNNNNNNNNNNNNNNNNNNNNNNNNNNNNNNNNNNNNNNNNNNNNNNNNNNNNNNNNNNNNNNNNNNNNNNNNNNNNNNNNNNNTACTTAAgcattgtatttttattttaaaaaagaaaaattaagctTGATAAGAGGTTCTTTTAGAAGCAATGTTTTTGTGATGATATGCAATTAAGTATTGATAAAAATTTACATGTAATTGTCTTTATATGAAgttgataataaaaaattattagctTCTAATTTAGTTAAACATGTTAAATCATCTCATCATTCTTAACTATTAACTTCACCCGAAAATAAATGCACACGAATCTACACTTTAAGTATTTGATGAAAAAAACTAAACAACAGTTGTCtctgaaatatttttttgtgacAAAATAATGACGTAATTAGACGGAAATTACGCTGAAAGCCACACTATACTGATAAATTTTAGTGTCCAAATAGAATATAAACGACGTACTTTAGGATATTTTAAAGGGT is a genomic window of Arachis ipaensis cultivar K30076 chromosome B06, Araip1.1, whole genome shotgun sequence containing:
- the LOC107645209 gene encoding ETO1-like protein 1 is translated as MRTFFTADSCKEAHPNALNPQSWLHIERGKLPKLSSHSSSASIESLIKVPQPPILPFYKPIDYVEVLAQIHEELESCPPQERSNLFLLQYQVFRGLGEVKLMRRSLRGAWQRANTVHEKIIFGAWLKYEKQGEELIADLLSTCGKCAKEFGPVDVASHLQFDRNVSSQEGILTNKSDVSQYVIFTIENEKIVCDRQKISELSVPFHAMLKGYFSESLSDTIDLSENNISISGMRAISYFSLAGSLPELPPNLLLEILVFANKYCCERLKDACDRRLASLVSSKEDAVELMEYALDENSVILAASCLQVLLRDLPNCLNDNRVVDIFIHANRQQLEVMVGPGLFALFCFLSEVSMNLNSSSDTTAHLLERLVDFSENDKQRLLAFHQLGCVRFLRKEYDEARGLFEGAVKVGHMYSIAGLARLDYLKGEKLLSYEKLSSVIASVTPLGWMYQERSLYCDGDIRWEDLEKATDLDPTLIYPYMYRASSLMRTQNAQAALEEINRILGFKLSLECLELRFFIYLTREDYKAALCDIQAILTLRPDYRMFEGRVAASQLCTLVREHVEPWTTADCWARLYDCWSAVDDIGSLSVIYQMLESDAAKGVLYFRQSLLLLRLNCPEAAMRSLQLARQHASSEHERLVYEGWILYDTGHYEEGLHKAEESISIKRSFEAFFLKAYALADSSLDSSCSATVISLLEDALKCPSDNLRKGQALNNLGSVFVDCQKYDSAADCYINALKIRHTRAHQGLARVHYLKQDKAAAYKEMTELIQKAKNNASAFEKRSEYCDRELAQADLEMVTRLDPLRVYPYRYRAAVLMDNRKEDEAIAELSRAIAFKADLHLLHLRAAFHEHKGDVLGALRDCRAALSVDPNHQEMLELHSRVNSHEP
- the LOC107645208 gene encoding chlorophyllase-1 isoform X2; translated protein: MATNVFEEGEIHWKNVNVDSSPKPLLVLSPTVPGTYPVILFCHGFCLQNTCYSKLLGHIASHGFILVAPQLVRILPMFGPSEVKWAGSIVDWIAEGLQPLLPENVEAQLDSLVLAGHSRGGKTAFAVALGYVQTKLKFSVLIGIDPVAGLSKCKMCRTLPHILTYEPRSFNLGIPVLVIGTGLGPEPNSFTMMACAPDGVNHEEFYRECKPPCAHFVAKEYGHMDMLDDDISGIIDGVISKCLCKNGVGPRELMRKTVAGLVVAFLRAYLKAQFEDLEIILKDPGLAPTKLEQVEYVPE
- the LOC107645208 gene encoding chlorophyllase-1 isoform X1 produces the protein MASAFKTPATLSSLVTLLHMVSYLLLLSWFGIPMFGPSEVKWAGSIVDWIAEGLQPLLPENVEAQLDSLVLAGHSRGGKTAFAVALGYVQTKLKFSVLIGIDPVAGLSKCKMCRTLPHILTYEPRSFNLGIPVLVIGTGLGPEPNSFTMMACAPDGVNHEEFYRECKPPCAHFVAKEYGHMDMLDDDISGIIDGVISKCLCKNGVGPRELMRKTVAGLVVAFLRAYLKAQFEDLEIILKDPGLAPTKLEQVEYVPE